One segment of Candidatus Falkowbacteria bacterium DNA contains the following:
- a CDS encoding SET domain-containing protein has translation MIHIKYRLDKSSLHGIGLFAAEDIIKGALIYTPSPALDVNITQEQFDSLDEKEKAEIRWWGFFDEPTQKWHVDFDVSHFINHSTNRTVAQDPNHSDAYLVAVKDVKAGEELTQNYLEFESEGDLKRRGVIS, from the coding sequence ATGATACATATTAAATATAGACTTGATAAATCTAGTCTGCATGGCATAGGTCTTTTTGCGGCCGAAGATATTATTAAAGGAGCGCTTATATATACGCCTAGTCCCGCGCTGGATGTAAATATTACTCAGGAACAATTTGATTCTCTAGACGAAAAAGAAAAAGCAGAAATCAGATGGTGGGGTTTTTTTGATGAACCAACTCAAAAATGGCATGTAGATTTTGATGTGTCGCATTTTATTAATCATTCTACCAATAGAACAGTCGCTCAGGATCCTAACCATAGTGATGCATATTTGGTCGCAGTTAAAGATGTAAAAGCAGGAGAGGAATTAACTCAGAATTATCTTGAATTTGAGTCAGAAGGTGATTTAAAGAGAAGGGGTGTTATTAGCTAA